Proteins encoded together in one Altererythrobacter epoxidivorans window:
- a CDS encoding chemotaxis protein CheW has product MSQLLLLAKVAGRRCAFRAEDVQSVIETTTITPVPLAPSHVAGLSALRSQALTVIDCRKAIGCKDAQDGVEPDLRAAVVSVDGHSYALLVDQVEDVTEASSEPQAIPGGFGKAWSRVAHGMVETGSGPVLLLKTNTIVEGPSQSRAKAA; this is encoded by the coding sequence ATGAGCCAGTTGCTATTGCTCGCCAAGGTCGCCGGTCGTCGCTGCGCCTTTCGCGCCGAAGACGTCCAGTCGGTTATCGAGACCACTACGATCACGCCGGTGCCGCTGGCACCTTCGCATGTCGCAGGTCTATCCGCATTGCGGAGCCAGGCGCTGACCGTGATCGATTGCCGCAAGGCGATCGGCTGCAAGGATGCGCAGGACGGGGTCGAACCCGACCTGCGGGCCGCCGTGGTTTCGGTCGACGGGCATTCCTATGCCTTGCTGGTCGACCAGGTCGAAGACGTCACCGAAGCTTCCAGCGAGCCGCAGGCAATTCCCGGCGGTTTCGGGAAAGCATGGTCGCGGGTCGCGCACGGAATGGTGGAAACCGGTTCGGGTCCGGTCCTGCTGCTCAAGACAAATACAATCGTGGAAGGTCCTTCGCAGTCGCGCGCGAAGGCGGCTTAA